The following coding sequences are from one Triticum aestivum cultivar Chinese Spring chromosome 5A, IWGSC CS RefSeq v2.1, whole genome shotgun sequence window:
- the LOC123101448 gene encoding uncharacterized protein: protein MTATEHLQVRSGGTVFLENACISKMIKIGSYLPSDDTDAAPAWVLHRAKVYLENDMIHIPINMDDVHWYLCVINARKQCVQVLDSLGPYMNRKDLIDTLEGLEDLFKYASKHMELKSDKWTNLDVTTWKREEYIKSGLQTDGYAS from the exons ATGACTGCTACGGAGCATCTACAAGTAAGGTCAGGTGGAACTGTGTTCTTAGAGAATGCATGCATCTCTAAGATGATAAAGATCGGTAGCTATCTGCCCTCAGATGACACGGATGCTGCACCAGCATGGGTATTACACAGAGCCAAAGTGTATTTGGAAAATGATATG ATACACATTCCAATAAACATGGACGACGTTCACTGGTACCTATGTGTTATAAATGCCAGAAAACAATGTGTTCAAGTGCTCGACTCGCTAGGCCCATACATGAACCGCAAGGACCTCATTGATACG CTAGAAGGACTGGAGGATTTATTCAAATATGCATCCAAGCACATGGAATTAAAATCCGACAAGTGGACTAATTTAGATGTTACAACATGGAAAAGAGAAGAATATATTAAGAGCGGTCTTCAAACGGATGGGTACGCCTCCTAA
- the LOC123101446 gene encoding uncharacterized protein, translated as MPLGGQRVYMGTPAGLPYCCGTPLGWLALMDNLQSPTRFVLRESLSEAEIFLPCLPAVVQVFLSGDPLTSPDWMAIASQKLYTTGTCMGQTLFFWRPGHAAWTTQLERPNGRIDSAAFHQGKFYFTEVGWTLHAYDLDSSPPKLVWSTYLYSALRACHGFRQFPGGGRPTWYVVAFNGELLLVVMYRAPDIKAVEVYRPDWAAERLELRDKVTDLGEYSLFLGRGDAFALCAKDFTMIRRNCVYFVEHDTVEHQDWAVVLDLGSNVFQQIPYPGEQMEGAGRSNHWTAYSWFCPRRPFLKGEAQ; from the coding sequence ATGCCCCTTGGCGGCCAACGGGTCTACATGGGCACGCCGGCGGGCCTACCATACTGCTGCGGCACGCCCCTTGGCTGGCTTGCTCTCATGGACAACCTGCAATCCCCAACGCGGTTCGTCCTCCGGGAGTCCCTCTCCGAAGCTGAGATCTTTCTGCCCTGTTTGCCCGCCGTTGTCCAAGTCTTCCTCTCTGGAGACCCGCTCACCTCGCCTGATTGGATGGCGATCGCAAGCCAGAAGCTCTACACTACTGGCACTTGCATGGGCCAGACACTCTTCTTCTGGCGGCCTGGACATGCCGCATGGACTACGCAGCTCGAGCGGCCAAACGGCAGGATCGATAGCGCGGCATTCCATCAGGGGAAATTCTACTTCACCGAGGTCGGGTGGACCCTTCACGCCTATGATCTTGACAGCTCCCCTCCCAAGCTTGTCTGGAGCACGTACCTTTACAGTGCTCTGCGAGCGTGCCATGGATTTCGACAGTTCCCTGGCGGTGGCAGGCCGACGTGGTACGTGGTCGCATTCAATGGCGAGTTGCTGCTTGTTGTGATGTACCGGGCGCCCGACATAAAGGCTGTCGAAGTTTACCGCCCGGACTGGGCAGCGGAGCGCCTGGAGCTGCGGGACAAGGTGACGGATCTCGGCGAGTACTCGCTCTTCTTGGGCCGCGGTGACGCGTTTGCCCTCTGTGCAAAGGACTTTACTATGATCCGGAGAAATTGTGTCTACTTTGTAGAGCACGATACAGTCGAGCATCAAGATTGGGCTGTTGTGTTAGACTTGGGGTCAAATGTTTTCCAACAAATTCCATATCCCGGAGAGCAGATGGAGGGCGCCGGCAGAAGCAATCACTGGACGGCGTATTCATGGTTCTGTcccagaagacccttcttgaagGGTGAAGCCCAGTAA